The following proteins are encoded in a genomic region of Coffea eugenioides isolate CCC68of chromosome 6, Ceug_1.0, whole genome shotgun sequence:
- the LOC113774383 gene encoding putative disease resistance RPP13-like protein 1, whose translation MDAAAISFGSSALSAFLQVALDRVASREFLNLFGERKHDDKILNKLKRNLWLAQAVLNDAESKQAGYDEKWMDELQDAVYDADDLLDQISTEALKVRVEHEQKSMINQVSTCTSYLSNEFLQDITPKIAELVDLLEELVQKLKILGTVKIEVNKQSRRDCSISSIDENGVYGRDDDKEKMIKILLCDDRRGKGNTVIPIVGMGGIGKTTVAQLVCNDKRVKVHFDVIAWVCVSEEHDVIKITKSLLEGLGSLCESMETLSSLQVKLQQSLIGKKFLFVLDDVWNSSYSDWEMLKSPFSSGKQGSKIIVTTRDERVALMIRNGPIHFLDLISDEDCWSLFEKHAFRNEDSMRNQELEVIGKEIVKKCKGLPLAAKVAGGLLGSKGTFKEWEDIFNSDEWCQSNSKDGILPALRLSYIHMHSHLKRCFAYCALFHKDYKFKKEELILLWMANDLLEHPGNNKRIEDVGDEYFCELRQRAFFQKSSDDSFYMHDLINDLANSVSGKYYVRLEDHHQQQSLVNKVRHFSYTCGFWDVYEKFKQLRQATHLRTFLPIRKDKLYIRPISKNFLHEIVPNLSSLRVLSLAGYSLPYLPDSIQRLKQLRLLNLSLTNIENLPDWVCTFYNLQTLLLSDCKNLEELPDDMGKLINLRHLDITGTPLKKLPAQIGELKCLQVLTTFVCNKDPGLMIEDLGKLCNLRGKLTVSGLENAGNGLDATLANMKGKKHLEDLSLEWNGTADDSQEAIDILQKLQPSSRIKRLEVKGYGGTRFPDWLADQSFHNVVSVILSRCSNCFCLPALGQLPSLKFLTIADMGKISIIDMQFYGNGSVFEIFQSLQILRIEEMPEWKDWLVPRKGVFCGLQELHIINCPKLVGDLPKQLLSVREFELSGCPGLVLSDGRFSMFNSLDLYSLKILKISNMPSLEDFTSELKKLTGLEDFEIGNCPRLTSIWSMPLDMGRLPASLKTLKISGCPQLQFLPKDCFFGSLEQLRIREAGAGDTLKDLSLGLLQKIRDLEIQDCEGLESLSFEHGSENLASLGSILLWGCGNLRSFLQEGLPAANLTWIMLYGCKKLKLLPKGMRSLLPSLRLLYMWNCPEIECFPEEGLPFSLETLEIYNCEILMSRRREWNLQTLPSLRELMIGETHQQLFPEDWLLPSTLRVLRIYFLHNLEALNYKSLKQLISLETLCIWGCHHLQSLPKEGLPRSLSQLIVYDCPLLKPHLDCATGQDWRKVAHISCLMVDGEFVP comes from the coding sequence ATGGATGCTGCTGCTATATCATTTGGAAGTTCTGCTTTATCTGCTTTCCTTCAAGTGGCGCTTGACAGAGTGGCTTCACGTGAGTTCCTGAATCTGTTTGGGGAACGAAAGCATGATGATAAAATTTTGAACAAGCTAAAGAGGAATCTGTGGTTGGCCCAGGCCGTGCTGAATGATGCTGAAAGTAAGCAGGCTGGATATGATGAGAAGTGGATGGATGAGCTTCAAGATGCAGTTTATGACGCAGATGACTTGCTGGATCAGATAAGCACGGAAGCTTTAAAAGTAAGAGTGGAGCATGAGCAAAAAAGTATGATCAACCAGGTAAGCACTTGCACATCATATTTGAGTAATGAGTTCCTTCAGGATATTACGCCTAAGATAGCAGAACTAGTTGATTTACTAGAGGAACTTGTACAAAAGTTAAAAATCCTAGGAACAGTAAAGATTGAGGTGAATAAACAGTCTCGTAGAGATtgttcaatttcttcaattgatgAAAATGGTGTATATGGTAGAGATGATGATAAAGAGAAGATGATTAAAATACTTTTGTGTGATGATAGACGGGGAAAAGGTAATACTGTGATCCCAATTGTTGGGATGGGTGGGATTGGGAAGACCACTGTTGCACAGCTGGTTTGCAATGATAAGCGTGTGAAGGTACATTTTGACGTTATAGCTTGGGTCTGCGTGTCTGAGGAGCACGACGTTATTAAGATAACAAAATCACTGCTTGAGGGATTAGGATCACTGTGTGAATCTATGGAAACCTTGAGCTCCCTTCAGGTAAAGTTGCAGCAAAGTCTAATCGGGAAGAAGTTCCTTTTTGTTCTGGATGATGTATGGAACAGTAGCTACAGTGACTGGGAGATGCTGAAGAGTCCTTTCAGTAGTGGGAAACAAGGGAGCAAGATCATAGTGACAACACGTGATGAAAGAGTTGCACTAATGATTCGTAATGGGCCTATTCATTTTTTGGATTTGATATCAGACGAAGATTGCTGGTCTTTGTTTGAGAAGCATGCATTCAGGAATGAAGATTCCATGAGAAATCAAGAACTTGAGGTGATAGGTAAGGAGATAGTAAAGAAGTGCAAAGGACTGCCTTTGGCTGCTAAAGTTGCTGGAGGACTCTTGGGATCAAAAGGGACATTTAAAGAGTGGGAGGACATCTTCAATAGTGATGAATGGTGTCAGTCCAATAGCAAAGATGGCATCCTACCTGCCTTGAGGTTGAGCTACATTCATATGCACTCGCATTTGAAAAGGTGCTTTGCTTACTGTGCATTATTTCACAAAGATTACAAATTCAAAAAGGAAGAACTAATTCTACTGTGGATGGCCAACGATCTTTTGGAGCACCCTGGAAATAATAAAAGGATTGAAGATGTAGGTGATGAGTACTTCTGTGAATTAAGGCAGAGAGCATTTTTTCAAAAGTCAAGTGATGATAGTTTCTACATGCATGATCTCATCAATGATTTGGCAAACTCTGTTTCAGGGAAGTATTATGTCAGGCTAGAAGATCATCACCAGCAACAGAGCCTAGTAAATAAAGTAAGACATTTCTCGTATACTTGCGGCTTTTGGGATGTATACGAGAAATTCAAGCAGTTGAGGCAGGCCACACATTTGAGGACATTCCTTCCAATACGGAAGGATAAGCTATACATCCGTCCTATTAGTAAAAATTTTTTGCATGAAATAGTGCCCAATTTGAGCTCTTTAAGGGTGCTGTCTTTGGCTGGTTATTCACTCCCTTATTTGCCTGATTCAATTCAGCGTTTGAAACAACTGCGACTCCTAAATCTCTCTCTCACAAATATAGAAAATCTACCTGATTGGGTATGTACCTTCTATAATCTGCAGACCTTGTTGCTTTCAGACTGTAAGAATCTGGAGGAGTTGCCTGATGATATGGGAAAATTAATCAACTTGCGCCACCTTGATATTACAGGAACTCCATTGAAAAAATTGCCAGCACAAATTGGTGAACTGAAATGTCTTCAAGTCCTGACGACTTTTGTTTGTAACAAGGATCCTGGCCTAATGATTGAAGATCTAGGCAAACTTTGTAATCTTCGTGGGAAATTAACTGTTTCTGGGCTAGAAAATGCTGGTAATGGGCTTGATGCTACATTGGCCAATATGAAAGGAAAAAAGCATCTTGAAGATCTGTCGCTAGAATGGAATGGCACTGCTGATGATTCTCAAGAGGCAATAGATATTCTTCAAAAGCTACAACCTAGTTCAAGAATAAAACGTCTTGAAGTCAAAGGATATGGAGGGACAAGATTTCCGGATTGGCTTGCAGACCAGTCATTCCACAACGTCGTATCAGTGATCCTCTCCAGATGTTCAAATTGCTTTTGCTTACCAGCTCTCGGGCAGCTGCCTTCTTTGAAGTTTCTCACAATTGCCGATATGGGTAAAATTTCAATAATCGACATGCAGTTTTATGGGAATGGTTCTGTCTTTGAAATATTTCAATCTCTCCAAATATTGAGAATTGAAGAAATGCCTGAATGGAAGGACTGGCTTGTGCCCAGAAAGGGTGTGTTTTGTGGCCTTCAAGAGCTCCACATAATTAATTGCCCTAAGTTGGTTGGTGATCTTCCCAAGCAGCTTTTGTCAGTGAGAGAATTTGAGCTTTCTGGATGCCCAGGTCTTGTACTTTCAGATGGTCGATTCAGTATGTTTAATTCCTTGGATCTCTATTCTCTCAAGATATTGAAAATCTCCAATATGCCCAGTTTGGAGGACTTCACATCTGAGCTCAAAAAGTTAACTGGTCTTGAAGACTTTGAGATTGGGAATTGTCCAAGATTGACATCTATTTGGTCCATGCCCCTTGACATGGGGCGCCTGCCAGCTAGCTTGAAAACCCTTAAAATATCTGGATGTCCGCAATTGCAGTTCCTTCCAAAGGATTGCTTCTTTGGGTCTCTTGAGCAATTAAGGATAAGAGAGGCTGGTGCTGGCGACACGCTGAAGGACCTCTCACTTGGTTTGCTACAGAAGATTCGTGATCTTGAAATTCAAGACTGTGAAGGCTTGGAGTCCTTGTCATTTGAACACGGGAGTGAAAATCTTGCATCACTTGGTTCCATTTTATTATGGGGCTGTGGAAATCTGAGGTCTTTCCTGCAAGAAGGATTGCCTGCTGCAAACCTAACGTGGATAATGCTCTATGGCTGCAAGAAACTCAAGTTACTACCAAAAGGGATGCGATCGCTCCTCCCATCTCTTCGACTTTTGTACATGTGGAATTGTCCCGAAATTGAATGCTTCCCAGAAGAGGGTTTGCCTTTCAGCCTGGAAACCCTTGAAATCTACAACTGCGAAATACTGATGAGCAGAAGAAGGGAGTGGAATCTGCAGACCCTTCCCTCCCTCAGAGAACTCATGATTGGTGAAACCCATCAGCAGTTGTTTCCTGAGGATTGGTTGCTGCCTTCAACTCTCAGAGTTCTTCGCATATATTTTCTTCATAATCTGGAAGCCCTGAATTATAAGAGCCTTAAACAGCTGATATCTCTTGAAACTCTGTGCATTTGGGGATGCCATCACCTGCAGTCGCTGCCTAAAGAGGGGCTTCCAAGATCTCTCTCGCAGCTCATAGTCTATGACTGTCCATTGTTAAAACCCCATTTAGATTGCGCAACTGGCCAAGACTGGCGCAAGGTTGCACACATCTCCTGTTTAATGGTGGATGGTGAATTTGTCCCGTGA